A single genomic interval of Stenotrophomonas sp. ZAC14D1_NAIMI4_1 harbors:
- a CDS encoding protein tyrosine phosphatase family protein: protein MLLRLTCLLLLSLCTTLPAWAGDTPLNEVRPGLYAGGQPSAAQLQSLAAQGVRTVIDLRQPGEDRRFDETAQAEALGLRYVRIPVAGADGLDAANVRAVHQALQQSQGPVLLHCASGNRAGAVLGLVNARYEHASPEQALQLGQRAGLTSLEAATRQRLAAPVSHP from the coding sequence ATGCTGCTGCGCCTGACCTGCCTGCTGTTGCTGTCACTCTGCACGACCCTGCCCGCCTGGGCCGGGGACACTCCGCTCAATGAAGTGCGCCCCGGCCTGTATGCCGGCGGCCAGCCCAGCGCTGCGCAACTGCAGTCGCTGGCCGCGCAGGGCGTGCGCACCGTCATCGACCTGCGCCAGCCCGGTGAGGACCGGAGGTTCGACGAAACCGCCCAGGCCGAGGCGTTGGGCCTGCGCTACGTGCGCATCCCGGTGGCCGGCGCCGACGGCCTGGATGCGGCCAACGTGCGCGCGGTGCACCAGGCACTGCAGCAGAGCCAGGGCCCGGTGCTGCTGCACTGCGCCTCGGGCAACCGTGCCGGCGCCGTGCTCGGCCTGGTCAACGCCCGCTACGAGCATGCCAGCCCCGAGCAGGCCCTGCAGCTGGGCCAGCGCGCTGGCCTGACCTCACTGGAAGCGGCCACCCGGCAACGCCTGGCCGCACCCGTTTCCCATCCCTGA
- a CDS encoding COX15/CtaA family protein: protein MSLSARPALHRNFHRLAWFAMIMTASTIMFGAFVRLSDAGLSCPDWPTCYGQATWPQHVEETIGHPAAEIRPLETHKAWREQVHRFLAGALGIEILTLALLATRKRRFGSTAVVTACVLVAAGIPLYMMGWHGTASALALVGEAILLLAALRWSNIDLARAALLTLAVVIFQALLGMWTVTLLLKPIVVMGHLLGGMLMFALLVWMAWRATHLPITLAEAPKLKWLLRIGVAVLVTQIALGGWVSANYAALACGGGSASLDNFPRCANQWWPQHNFAEGFTLWRGIGVDYEGGVLDGASRIAIQMAHRLFAIVVAAYLLWLGLRLFRVPSMRGWASALVALLVLQVTLGILNVKLALPLEVAVAHNGVAVALLFVLVSLLARLRAPD, encoded by the coding sequence ATGAGCCTTTCCGCGCGTCCGGCGCTGCATCGCAACTTCCACCGCCTGGCGTGGTTCGCCATGATCATGACCGCCAGCACGATCATGTTCGGTGCCTTCGTCCGCCTGTCCGATGCCGGCCTGAGCTGCCCGGACTGGCCGACCTGCTATGGCCAGGCCACCTGGCCGCAGCACGTGGAAGAAACCATCGGCCACCCCGCCGCCGAGATCCGCCCGCTGGAAACCCACAAGGCCTGGCGCGAGCAGGTTCACCGCTTCCTGGCCGGCGCGCTGGGCATCGAGATCCTCACCCTGGCCCTGCTGGCCACCCGCAAGCGGCGCTTCGGAAGCACGGCGGTGGTGACCGCCTGCGTACTGGTGGCCGCCGGCATACCGCTGTACATGATGGGCTGGCACGGCACTGCGAGCGCCCTGGCCTTGGTGGGCGAGGCGATCCTGCTGCTGGCGGCCCTGCGCTGGAGCAACATCGACCTGGCGCGCGCAGCCCTGCTGACCCTGGCCGTGGTGATCTTCCAGGCGCTGCTGGGCATGTGGACCGTGACCCTGCTGCTGAAACCCATCGTCGTGATGGGCCACCTGCTGGGCGGCATGCTGATGTTCGCGCTGCTGGTGTGGATGGCCTGGCGTGCGACCCACCTGCCGATCACCCTGGCCGAAGCGCCCAAGCTGAAGTGGCTGCTGCGCATCGGCGTGGCAGTGCTGGTCACCCAGATCGCCCTCGGTGGCTGGGTCAGCGCCAACTATGCGGCGCTGGCCTGCGGTGGCGGCAGCGCTTCGCTGGACAACTTCCCGCGCTGCGCCAACCAGTGGTGGCCGCAGCACAACTTCGCCGAAGGCTTCACCCTGTGGCGTGGCATCGGCGTGGATTACGAAGGCGGCGTGCTGGATGGCGCCTCGCGCATCGCCATCCAGATGGCGCACCGCCTGTTTGCGATCGTGGTGGCGGCCTATCTGCTGTGGCTGGGCCTGCGCCTGTTCCGCGTGCCCAGCATGCGTGGCTGGGCCAGCGCGCTGGTGGCGCTGCTGGTGCTGCAGGTCACCCTGGGCATCCTCAACGTGAAGCTGGCCCTGCCGCTGGAAGTGGCCGTGGCCCACAACGGCGTGGCCGTCGCCCTGTTGTTCGTACTGGTCAGCCTGCTGGCCCGCCTGCGTGCCCCGGACTGA
- the tsaD gene encoding tRNA (adenosine(37)-N6)-threonylcarbamoyltransferase complex transferase subunit TsaD: MRVLGIESSCDETGVAVYDTDLAGSAALRAHAVYSQIALHAEYGGVVPELASRDHVRKLLPLVRQTLAEAGLGVGDIDGVAYTAGPGLVGALLVGAGVARSLAWALEVPAVGVHHMEGHLLAPLMEDDPPEAPFVALLVSGGHTQLVAVDAIGQYRLLGETLDDAAGEAFDKTAKLMGLPYPGGPQLARLAEQGTPGAYRFARPMTDRPGLDFSFSGLKTQVLMAWRDSDQSEQTRADIARGFEDAVVETLSIKCERALEAAGTNVIVVAGGVGANKRLRARLQQMAERLGGRACFPRPALCTDNGAMIAFAGALRLQAGQHNPPKVEVTPRWDMATLPAV; the protein is encoded by the coding sequence ATGCGAGTCCTTGGCATCGAATCTTCCTGTGATGAGACCGGCGTGGCGGTGTATGACACCGACCTGGCCGGCAGCGCGGCCCTGCGCGCCCATGCGGTCTATAGCCAGATCGCGCTGCACGCCGAGTACGGCGGTGTGGTGCCCGAGCTGGCCAGCCGCGACCACGTCCGCAAGCTGCTGCCGCTGGTGCGCCAGACCCTGGCCGAGGCCGGCCTGGGTGTGGGCGACATCGACGGCGTGGCTTATACGGCTGGCCCCGGCCTGGTCGGCGCCCTGCTGGTCGGCGCGGGCGTGGCCCGTTCGCTGGCCTGGGCGCTGGAGGTACCGGCGGTGGGCGTACACCATATGGAAGGCCACCTGCTGGCGCCGTTGATGGAAGACGACCCGCCGGAAGCCCCGTTCGTGGCCCTGCTGGTATCCGGCGGCCATACCCAGCTGGTGGCGGTGGATGCCATCGGCCAGTACCGCCTGCTGGGCGAGACTCTGGACGATGCGGCCGGCGAGGCCTTCGACAAGACCGCCAAGCTGATGGGCCTGCCTTACCCGGGCGGCCCGCAGCTGGCCAGGCTGGCCGAGCAGGGCACGCCGGGCGCCTACCGCTTCGCGCGGCCGATGACCGACCGCCCGGGGCTGGATTTCAGCTTCTCCGGCCTGAAGACCCAGGTCCTGATGGCCTGGCGCGACAGCGACCAGAGCGAACAGACCCGCGCCGACATCGCCCGTGGCTTTGAGGATGCGGTGGTGGAGACTCTGTCCATCAAGTGCGAACGCGCGCTGGAAGCGGCGGGCACCAACGTGATCGTGGTGGCGGGCGGCGTCGGCGCGAACAAGCGCCTGCGCGCCCGCCTGCAGCAGATGGCCGAGCGCCTGGGTGGCCGCGCCTGCTTCCCGCGCCCGGCGCTGTGCACCGACAACGGCGCCATGATCGCCTTCGCTGGCGCGTTGCGCCTGCAGGCCGGCCAGCACAACCCACCGAAGGTGGAAGTCACCCCGCGCTGGGACATGGCGACCCTGCCGGCGGTCTGA
- a CDS encoding calcium-binding protein encodes MHSIFRWTTALLLALGVAVSAHADDTAAQIRQHAADHRLLVLGEFHGTRETPLLVRQLVDDYSRDGAPVLLALELPRAENPTLRDYLASDGGAAARQRLHGRAFWTVRDDQHDGRRSRDMLAMIEDLRALKAQGRAIELVGYDVNHSDGGSQARDDRMAAELRRLYRRLPEGACMVVLTGNVHAMLQRPADAPPEMQTQPMASALRDLDIYSVRLEALRGHFWGCMDRCKALALLERPARAPEVNTHAGREYDLWVWMPQLSVGTLVDP; translated from the coding sequence ATGCATTCGATCTTCCGTTGGACCACCGCGCTGCTGCTGGCGCTGGGCGTCGCCGTGAGCGCGCATGCCGACGACACTGCCGCGCAGATCCGCCAGCACGCCGCTGACCACCGCCTGCTGGTGCTGGGCGAATTCCACGGCACCCGCGAGACCCCGCTGCTGGTGCGCCAGCTGGTGGACGACTACAGCCGCGACGGCGCGCCAGTTCTGCTGGCGCTGGAATTACCGCGTGCCGAGAACCCCACGCTGCGCGATTACCTGGCTTCCGATGGCGGGGCCGCGGCACGCCAGCGCCTGCACGGCCGCGCGTTCTGGACCGTGCGCGATGACCAGCACGATGGGCGTCGCAGCCGCGACATGCTGGCGATGATCGAAGATCTGCGCGCGCTGAAGGCACAGGGCCGCGCGATCGAGCTGGTTGGCTACGACGTCAATCACAGTGACGGCGGCAGCCAGGCCCGCGATGACCGCATGGCCGCCGAACTACGGCGCCTGTACCGGCGCCTGCCCGAGGGCGCATGCATGGTCGTACTGACCGGCAATGTCCACGCCATGCTGCAGCGCCCCGCCGATGCTCCGCCGGAAATGCAGACCCAGCCGATGGCATCGGCACTGCGCGACCTGGATATCTACAGCGTGCGGTTGGAAGCGTTGCGCGGCCACTTCTGGGGATGCATGGACCGCTGCAAGGCGCTGGCCCTGCTCGAACGGCCCGCGCGTGCGCCGGAGGTCAACACCCACGCCGGCCGCGAGTACGACCTGTGGGTATGGATGCCGCAGCTGAGCGTTGGCACGCTGGTGGACCCGTAG
- the rpsU gene encoding 30S ribosomal protein S21, with translation MPSVKVRENEPFEFALRRFKRTCEKAGVLAETRKREFYEKPTQERKRKAAAAVKRQLRRSSRDVTKRQRLY, from the coding sequence ATGCCCAGCGTCAAAGTCCGCGAGAACGAGCCCTTCGAGTTTGCTCTTCGCCGCTTCAAGCGCACTTGCGAAAAGGCCGGTGTGCTGGCCGAAACCCGCAAGCGCGAGTTCTACGAAAAGCCGACCCAGGAGCGCAAGCGCAAGGCCGCCGCTGCTGTGAAGCGTCAGCTGCGCCGCTCGTCGCGCGACGTCACCAAGCGTCAGCGCCTGTACTGA
- a CDS encoding twin transmembrane helix small protein → MSDSLKTLLVIAFLIVIVWNLGAGLYYLLVDRGQTKRTVNALTRRIGVSVALIVLVIVCIYMGWIKPHGIGG, encoded by the coding sequence ATGAGTGATTCGCTGAAGACCCTGCTGGTAATCGCGTTTCTGATCGTCATCGTCTGGAATCTGGGCGCCGGCCTGTATTACCTGCTGGTCGACCGCGGCCAGACCAAGCGCACGGTCAACGCACTGACACGCCGCATCGGGGTGTCGGTGGCCCTGATCGTACTGGTGATCGTGTGCATCTACATGGGCTGGATCAAGCCGCACGGCATCGGCGGCTGA
- a CDS encoding bile acid:sodium symporter family protein, translated as MTRWWSRLRPDNFTIALLCTVGLASLLPMKGAAAIVLDDVTTVAIAALFFLHGARLPRESIIGGMLHWRLHLTILACTFILFPLLGLLFKPLSGWLLTPELYMGVLFLCTLPSTVQSSIAFTSMARGNVPAAVCSASLSSILGVFLTPLLLTALAGTSGGVHDPLHAIGGIMLQLLVPFVAGHLLRPWIAGWVEKQRALLRYTDQATILLVVYSAFGEAVTEGLWSKTPLLSLFAVAVVAAVLLGIAMPLITFLARRLHFNREDEIAIVFCGSKKSLATGVPIAKVLFAGGSLGAIVLPVMIYHQIQLIVCGVIAQRYAKRAP; from the coding sequence ATGACCCGCTGGTGGTCGCGCCTGCGACCGGACAACTTCACAATCGCCCTGCTGTGCACCGTCGGCCTGGCCTCGCTGCTGCCGATGAAGGGCGCCGCCGCCATCGTGCTGGACGATGTCACCACCGTCGCCATCGCCGCGCTGTTCTTCCTGCATGGCGCGCGCCTGCCGCGCGAGTCGATCATCGGCGGCATGCTGCACTGGCGGCTGCACCTGACCATCCTGGCGTGCACCTTCATCCTGTTCCCGCTGCTGGGCCTGCTGTTCAAGCCGCTGTCGGGCTGGCTGCTGACGCCTGAGCTGTACATGGGCGTGCTGTTCCTGTGCACCCTGCCCTCCACCGTGCAGTCGTCCATCGCCTTCACCTCGATGGCACGCGGCAACGTGCCGGCAGCGGTGTGCAGCGCCTCGCTGTCGAGCATCCTCGGCGTGTTCCTCACGCCCCTGCTGCTGACCGCACTGGCCGGTACCTCCGGCGGCGTGCATGACCCGCTGCATGCCATCGGCGGCATCATGCTGCAGTTGCTGGTGCCGTTCGTGGCCGGCCACCTGCTGCGGCCGTGGATTGCCGGCTGGGTGGAAAAGCAGCGTGCGCTGCTGCGCTACACCGACCAGGCCACCATCCTGCTGGTGGTGTACTCGGCCTTCGGCGAAGCCGTGACCGAGGGGCTGTGGAGCAAGACGCCGCTGCTGTCCCTGTTCGCCGTGGCCGTGGTGGCCGCCGTGCTGCTGGGCATCGCCATGCCGCTCATCACCTTCCTGGCGCGCCGCCTGCACTTCAACCGCGAAGACGAGATTGCCATCGTGTTCTGCGGCTCGAAGAAGAGCCTGGCCACCGGCGTGCCGATCGCCAAGGTGCTGTTCGCCGGTGGCAGCCTGGGCGCCATCGTGCTGCCGGTGATGATCTACCACCAGATCCAGCTGATCGTCTGCGGCGTGATCGCGCAGCGGTATGCGAAGCGCGCGCCCTGA
- the dnaG gene encoding DNA primase, which translates to MARIPDAFIDDLLARSDIVEVVGSRVPLKRQGKEYAARCPFHDERSASFTVSPTKQFYHCFGCGAHGTAISFLMNYDRLEFLDAVDELAKRAGMEVPRSENPRNAQQQDDSRELYSALDAATKFFQKNLEGSEKARTYLDGRGVDEENRVRFQIGYAPDGYSGLRDALGKDERRMKLLDRAGLFSKNDRGHVYDKFRDRVMFPIFDRRGRVIAFGGRVFEKDDGPKYLNSPETALFHKGRELYGLWQVRQANQKIERLIVVEGYMDVVSLFQFGVTQAVATLGTATTPDHAELLFRNAPDVFFCFDGDAAGRRAGWKALESVLPRMKDGRQAFFLFLPDGEDPDTIVRKEGAEVFNDRLKQATPLSQFFFDELTREINLGTLDGKARLAERAKPMLAQIPDGAFGDLMKQQLAQLTGLGGGTGAAARAPMPQRAPARQIQPIAKRSLVRGAIAVLLQQPSLAMSLGGKHHFQGLRLPGVELLLELLGLVEQRPDISTGALLEHFDGREEQASLHTLAAQTMPGDEAMWTQELHDAVAQLEKQLLVQRLDELLAKQRQQGLDDTDKYELRELLKARATLRL; encoded by the coding sequence ATGGCCCGTATCCCCGACGCATTCATCGACGACCTGCTGGCCCGCTCCGACATCGTCGAGGTGGTGGGCAGCCGCGTGCCGTTGAAGCGCCAGGGCAAGGAATATGCAGCGCGCTGCCCATTCCATGACGAGCGCTCGGCCTCGTTCACGGTCTCGCCCACCAAGCAGTTCTATCACTGCTTCGGCTGCGGCGCGCACGGCACCGCCATCAGCTTCCTGATGAACTACGACCGCCTCGAATTCCTCGATGCGGTGGATGAACTGGCCAAGCGCGCCGGCATGGAAGTGCCGCGCAGCGAGAACCCGCGCAACGCCCAGCAGCAGGACGACAGCCGCGAGCTGTATTCCGCGCTGGATGCGGCCACGAAGTTCTTCCAGAAGAACCTCGAAGGCAGCGAAAAGGCCCGGACCTACCTGGACGGCCGCGGCGTGGACGAGGAAAACCGCGTGCGCTTCCAGATCGGCTACGCACCGGACGGCTACAGCGGCCTGCGCGACGCGCTGGGCAAGGACGAGCGGCGGATGAAGCTGCTCGACCGCGCGGGTCTGTTCTCCAAGAACGACCGCGGCCACGTCTACGACAAGTTCCGCGACCGGGTGATGTTCCCGATCTTCGACCGCCGTGGCCGTGTCATCGCCTTCGGCGGCCGCGTGTTCGAGAAGGACGACGGCCCCAAGTACCTCAACTCGCCGGAAACCGCGCTGTTCCACAAGGGCCGCGAGCTGTACGGCCTGTGGCAGGTGCGCCAGGCCAACCAGAAGATCGAGCGGTTGATCGTGGTCGAGGGCTACATGGACGTGGTCTCGCTGTTCCAGTTCGGGGTCACCCAGGCGGTGGCCACGCTGGGCACGGCCACCACGCCGGACCATGCCGAGCTGCTGTTCCGCAATGCGCCGGACGTGTTCTTCTGTTTTGACGGCGACGCCGCCGGCCGCCGTGCCGGCTGGAAGGCGCTGGAATCGGTGCTGCCGCGCATGAAGGATGGCCGCCAGGCGTTCTTCCTGTTCCTGCCCGACGGCGAAGATCCGGACACCATCGTGCGCAAGGAAGGCGCCGAGGTCTTCAACGACCGCCTGAAGCAGGCCACGCCGCTGTCGCAGTTCTTCTTCGATGAACTGACCCGCGAGATCAACCTCGGCACGCTGGACGGCAAGGCGCGCCTGGCCGAGCGGGCCAAGCCGATGCTGGCGCAGATTCCCGATGGCGCCTTCGGCGACCTGATGAAGCAGCAGCTGGCGCAGCTGACCGGCCTGGGCGGTGGCACTGGCGCGGCCGCACGCGCGCCGATGCCGCAGCGCGCGCCGGCCCGGCAGATCCAGCCCATCGCCAAGCGCAGTCTGGTGCGTGGTGCGATCGCCGTGCTGCTGCAGCAGCCGTCGCTGGCGATGAGCCTGGGCGGCAAGCACCACTTCCAGGGCCTGCGCCTGCCCGGCGTGGAGCTGCTGCTGGAACTGCTGGGCCTGGTCGAACAGCGCCCGGACATCAGCACCGGCGCCCTGCTGGAACACTTCGATGGCCGCGAAGAACAGGCCTCGCTGCATACGCTGGCCGCGCAGACCATGCCCGGCGACGAGGCGATGTGGACCCAGGAACTGCACGACGCGGTGGCCCAGCTGGAGAAACAACTGCTGGTGCAACGTCTGGACGAGCTGTTGGCAAAGCAGCGCCAGCAGGGCCTGGACGATACTGACAAATACGAACTGCGCGAACTGCTGAAGGCCCGCGCCACCCTGCGCCTGTAG
- a CDS encoding YihY/virulence factor BrkB family protein has protein sequence MVEPASPVPVNLRKYVQRLQDSFPMAVGKRFVEIDVLTQAASVSFYALLSMAPLLVLLLWLTASLYPPAQQALVEQISAAAGSSAATVAETVLKNADNQPDVGSLAGLWSTLLLFIGATAVFAQLQNALNLIFRTSGERLEGIKAWLRKRVFSFGVVLALGFLLILSMTATTMLQVAFAQLPSILPAIGYLTSLLLYAVGFAFMYHYLPDRRVAWRQAFIGGVITSALFALGRYGIGVYIATVAPGSAYGSMGALVISLVWIYYATVVFFVGALMTAVIDERLRARTHLAAAGIDPANAGPLPGRE, from the coding sequence ATGGTTGAACCCGCGTCCCCTGTCCCCGTGAATCTACGCAAATACGTCCAGCGCCTGCAGGACAGCTTTCCCATGGCCGTCGGCAAGCGCTTCGTCGAGATCGACGTGCTCACCCAGGCCGCCTCGGTCTCCTTCTACGCCCTGCTCTCGATGGCACCCCTGCTGGTGCTGCTGCTGTGGCTGACCGCCTCGCTGTATCCCCCCGCGCAGCAGGCCCTGGTCGAACAGATCAGCGCCGCCGCCGGCAGCAGCGCGGCCACCGTGGCCGAAACCGTACTGAAGAACGCCGACAACCAGCCCGATGTCGGTTCGCTGGCCGGGCTGTGGAGCACCCTGCTGCTGTTCATCGGTGCCACCGCCGTGTTCGCCCAGCTGCAGAACGCACTGAACCTGATCTTCCGCACCAGCGGCGAGCGGCTCGAGGGCATCAAGGCCTGGCTGCGCAAGCGCGTGTTCTCCTTCGGCGTCGTGCTGGCACTGGGCTTCCTGCTGATCCTGTCGATGACCGCCACCACCATGCTGCAGGTGGCCTTCGCGCAGTTGCCGTCCATCCTGCCGGCCATCGGCTATCTCACCAGCCTGCTGCTGTATGCGGTCGGCTTCGCTTTCATGTACCACTACCTGCCGGACCGCCGCGTGGCCTGGCGCCAGGCCTTCATCGGCGGCGTCATCACCTCGGCGCTGTTCGCGCTGGGCCGCTATGGCATCGGCGTCTACATCGCTACCGTCGCCCCCGGCAGCGCATACGGTTCGATGGGCGCGCTGGTCATCTCGCTGGTCTGGATCTACTACGCCACCGTGGTGTTCTTCGTCGGCGCGCTGATGACCGCGGTAATCGACGAGCGACTGCGCGCCCGCACCCACCTGGCCGCTGCCGGCATCGATCCGGCCAACGCCGGCCCACTGCCCGGCAGGGAGTAA
- a CDS encoding SURF1 family protein, whose translation MMRQHTRVIGWLMAVLAMAAFTALGFWQLQRMHAKQAMLDAQGPAAAQALPLAQALAAPGALHGVADHGRFLPGVVLLDNQMRHGRAGVKIYRPFQSDGGSVLLVDLGWRALPPDRTLPQLPAPPSPVAVRGLLAPPPAAGLALGPALSPTGEAGRWLASRLPADGLARALGLAALPDRVLRLDPALPFGDERDLDLLPNTLPPQRHLGYAVQWFGLALTVLVVALVLERRRKRPMAR comes from the coding sequence ATGATGCGCCAGCACACGCGCGTGATCGGCTGGCTGATGGCGGTGCTGGCGATGGCCGCGTTCACCGCATTGGGGTTCTGGCAGCTGCAGCGCATGCACGCCAAGCAAGCGATGCTGGATGCGCAGGGGCCCGCGGCGGCGCAGGCGCTGCCACTGGCGCAGGCCCTGGCAGCGCCCGGTGCGCTGCATGGGGTGGCCGACCATGGCCGCTTCCTGCCCGGGGTGGTGCTGCTGGACAACCAGATGCGCCATGGCCGTGCCGGGGTGAAGATCTATCGGCCGTTCCAGAGTGACGGCGGCAGCGTGCTGCTGGTCGACCTCGGCTGGCGCGCGCTGCCGCCGGATCGCACGTTGCCGCAGCTGCCGGCGCCGCCTTCGCCGGTGGCGGTACGCGGGCTGCTGGCGCCGCCGCCCGCGGCCGGCCTGGCCTTGGGGCCGGCGCTGTCGCCCACCGGCGAGGCCGGGCGCTGGCTGGCCAGCCGCCTGCCGGCCGACGGCCTGGCCCGCGCGCTGGGGCTGGCCGCGCTGCCTGACCGGGTGCTGCGACTGGACCCGGCCCTGCCGTTCGGCGATGAGCGCGACCTCGACCTGTTGCCGAACACGCTGCCGCCACAGCGCCACCTGGGCTATGCCGTGCAGTGGTTCGGCCTGGCCCTGACCGTGCTGGTGGTGGCCCTGGTGCTGGAGCGCCGCAGGAAGCGCCCCATGGCCCGGTAG
- a CDS encoding cytochrome c oxidase subunit 3, whose protein sequence is MAQTPTDANVYFVPAQSRWPFVGSIAMMVTMVGVASWLNDASWGRWTFYIGIAMLVLTLFWWFSDVVRESQAGHYNRQVDGSFRMGMVWFIFSEVMFFGAFFGALFYTRNLGLSWLSGEGRGVMTNELLWQGYSAGWPTNGPAAIGGAFQTIPAWGLPLINTLILLTSGVTLTIAHHALKAGNRRQLLVWLGVTVLLGLGFLTLQAEEYIHAYKELNLTLGSGIYGSTFFMLTGFHGAHVLLGTIMLIVMWLRSAKGHFTRDNHFAFEAAAWYWHFVDVVWLMLFMFVYVL, encoded by the coding sequence ATGGCCCAGACACCGACCGACGCCAACGTGTACTTCGTCCCGGCCCAGAGCCGGTGGCCGTTCGTGGGCTCCATCGCGATGATGGTGACCATGGTCGGCGTGGCCAGCTGGCTCAACGATGCCAGCTGGGGGCGCTGGACCTTCTACATCGGCATCGCGATGCTGGTGCTGACCCTGTTCTGGTGGTTCAGCGACGTGGTGCGCGAATCGCAGGCCGGCCACTACAACCGCCAGGTCGACGGCTCGTTCCGGATGGGCATGGTCTGGTTCATCTTCTCCGAAGTGATGTTCTTCGGGGCCTTCTTCGGCGCGCTGTTCTACACCCGCAACCTGGGCCTGTCCTGGCTCAGCGGCGAAGGCCGCGGGGTGATGACCAACGAGCTGCTGTGGCAGGGTTACTCCGCAGGCTGGCCGACCAACGGGCCGGCCGCCATCGGCGGTGCGTTCCAGACCATCCCGGCCTGGGGCCTGCCGCTGATCAACACGCTGATCCTGCTGACCTCCGGCGTGACCCTGACCATCGCCCACCATGCGTTGAAGGCCGGCAACCGCCGCCAGCTGCTGGTCTGGCTGGGCGTGACCGTGCTGCTCGGCCTGGGCTTCCTCACCCTGCAGGCGGAGGAGTACATCCACGCCTACAAGGAGCTGAACCTGACCCTGGGTTCGGGCATCTACGGTTCGACGTTCTTCATGCTGACCGGCTTCCACGGCGCGCACGTGCTGCTGGGCACGATCATGCTGATCGTGATGTGGCTGCGCTCGGCCAAGGGCCATTTCACCCGCGACAACCACTTCGCGTTCGAAGCCGCCGCGTGGTACTGGCACTTCGTCGACGTGGTGTGGCTGATGCTCTTCATGTTCGTCTACGTGCTTTGA
- the cyoE gene encoding heme o synthase produces the protein MFSNYRQYWDLTKPKVVALIVFTALVGMVLAIPGVPSWEQVRAGALGFLGIWLAASAAAAINQLLDAHIDAQMARTSWRPLVVGKVKPWQVLVFASVLIVLSMAILLLWVNWITAVLTFASLIGYAVIYTVYLKRATSQNIVIGGLAGAMPPMLGWAAITGMQGSSDWAYSSLLVLIIFIWTPPHFWALAIFRREDYAKAKIPMLPVTHGVVHTRKQIMVYSVVLALVCVVPYLVGMSGPFYLGGAIVLNAVFLWYAWRMLNPPDELFSMKMFHYSIVYLMALFAFLLVDHWILPWL, from the coding sequence ATGTTTTCCAATTACCGCCAGTACTGGGACCTGACCAAACCCAAGGTCGTGGCCCTGATCGTCTTCACCGCCCTGGTCGGCATGGTCCTGGCCATTCCGGGCGTGCCCAGCTGGGAACAGGTGCGTGCCGGTGCGCTCGGCTTCCTCGGCATCTGGCTGGCCGCTTCGGCCGCCGCCGCCATCAACCAGCTGCTGGATGCGCACATCGATGCGCAGATGGCACGCACCTCGTGGCGACCGCTGGTGGTGGGCAAGGTCAAGCCGTGGCAGGTGCTGGTGTTTGCCAGCGTGCTGATCGTGCTGTCGATGGCGATCCTGCTGCTGTGGGTGAACTGGATCACCGCGGTGCTGACCTTCGCCTCGCTGATCGGCTACGCGGTGATCTACACCGTGTACCTGAAGCGTGCGACCTCGCAGAACATCGTCATCGGCGGCCTGGCCGGCGCGATGCCGCCGATGCTGGGCTGGGCGGCGATCACCGGCATGCAGGGTTCGTCGGACTGGGCGTACTCGTCGCTGCTGGTGCTGATCATCTTCATCTGGACCCCGCCGCACTTCTGGGCGCTGGCGATCTTCCGCCGCGAGGACTACGCCAAGGCGAAGATCCCGATGCTGCCGGTCACCCATGGCGTGGTGCACACGCGCAAGCAGATCATGGTGTATTCGGTGGTGCTGGCGCTGGTGTGCGTGGTGCCGTACCTGGTCGGCATGAGCGGCCCGTTCTACCTGGGCGGCGCGATCGTGCTCAACGCCGTGTTCCTCTGGTACGCCTGGCGCATGCTGAACCCGCCGGACGAGCTGTTCTCGATGAAGATGTTCCATTACTCCATCGTGTACCTGATGGCGCTGTTCGCGTTCCTGCTGGTGGATCACTGGATCCTGCCCTGGTTGTAA
- a CDS encoding GatB/YqeY domain-containing protein — MSMKQQLTDDMKAAMKAGEKHKLGVIRLINAAIKQKEVDERVELDDTAVIAVLDKMVKQRKDSVTQFVAASREDLAEIERAEIVVIEAYLPAKMGEAEIVAAIQAAIAETGATGAADMGKLMGALKPKLAGQADMGLVSKLVKQQLS; from the coding sequence ATGAGCATGAAGCAGCAGCTCACCGACGACATGAAGGCCGCCATGAAGGCGGGCGAGAAGCACAAGCTGGGCGTGATCCGCCTGATCAACGCCGCCATCAAGCAGAAGGAAGTGGACGAGCGTGTCGAGCTGGATGACACCGCCGTCATCGCCGTGCTGGACAAGATGGTCAAGCAGCGCAAGGACTCGGTCACCCAGTTCGTGGCCGCCAGCCGTGAAGACCTGGCCGAGATCGAGCGCGCCGAGATCGTGGTGATCGAAGCCTACCTGCCGGCCAAGATGGGCGAAGCCGAGATCGTGGCCGCCATCCAGGCCGCCATTGCCGAGACCGGTGCCACCGGCGCGGCCGACATGGGCAAGCTGATGGGCGCACTGAAGCCCAAGCTGGCCGGCCAGGCCGACATGGGCCTGGTGTCCAAGCTGGTCAAGCAGCAGCTGTCGTAA